From a region of the Rhodoligotrophos defluvii genome:
- a CDS encoding RHS repeat domain-containing protein has translation MTTSGTTTQTSYLLRDHLGSVDVITDEAGAVLERMSFDAWGKRREVTWQAMADATAYVPLVTTRGFTGHEQLDPVGLVHMNGRVYDPELGRFLSADPFLQDVSNLQAWNRYSYVLNNPLSMTDPTGFFFGKIFKALGNFLKGAFKAISSIVKAVIKAVGNTPLLRAAIQIVACANPAAVLTCAPVAGALTLAAGGSITDALQAMAFSIASMGGAGLAQGLAGAVQGLTEMGSALLQSAGNGVVSGALSVAQGGSFLSGFAAGSIGTFSNLGGGVLTGNNEFMSNVISVAGGGIAAEVTGGKFVNGAATAAFAIAGRAMFDGAGSIGSINDAEVQPIGGVQGVDVALGYTDTPVGLGTNHALVIGTDGITGEQYATRAGPVFPGGRGPFIGAVAGPYDETFRDPPSSVHTLQEIGFLNMPFSEFKLRANIFARTTNRNMISYQGFRFNSNSYAFTFIESLGFSRPNPIVNAPGWQDGKASRSMYAY, from the coding sequence GTGACCACCTCGGGCACCACCACGCAGACCAGCTATCTCCTGCGCGACCACTTGGGCTCGGTGGATGTGATCACCGACGAGGCCGGGGCGGTGCTCGAGCGCATGAGTTTTGACGCCTGGGGCAAGCGTCGGGAGGTGACCTGGCAGGCCATGGCGGATGCGACCGCCTATGTCCCCCTGGTCACCACCCGCGGCTTCACCGGGCATGAGCAGCTCGATCCGGTGGGGCTCGTGCACATGAACGGCCGGGTCTATGACCCCGAGCTGGGCCGGTTCCTGTCGGCGGATCCCTTCCTGCAGGACGTCTCCAACCTGCAGGCCTGGAACCGCTACTCGTATGTGCTGAACAACCCGCTCTCCATGACCGATCCGACCGGGTTCTTTTTCGGGAAGATCTTCAAGGCGCTCGGCAACTTCCTCAAGGGCGCGTTCAAAGCGATCTCGTCCATCGTCAAGGCGGTGATCAAGGCCGTGGGCAACACACCGCTGCTCAGGGCCGCGATCCAGATCGTGGCCTGCGCCAATCCTGCCGCGGTGCTCACCTGCGCTCCGGTAGCAGGCGCTCTAACCTTGGCGGCAGGGGGATCCATCACAGACGCCCTGCAAGCCATGGCGTTCAGCATTGCCAGTATGGGCGGAGCGGGCTTGGCGCAAGGCCTCGCCGGCGCTGTGCAGGGCCTGACCGAGATGGGCAGCGCCCTGTTGCAGAGCGCCGGCAATGGCGTGGTGAGCGGCGCGCTGTCGGTGGCGCAAGGCGGCTCGTTCCTCAGTGGTTTTGCCGCGGGCAGCATCGGCACCTTCAGCAATCTCGGTGGGGGCGTCCTGACCGGGAACAACGAGTTCATGAGCAACGTGATCTCGGTTGCCGGTGGCGGCATTGCCGCGGAGGTCACCGGCGGCAAGTTCGTTAACGGCGCCGCCACCGCCGCCTTCGCCATCGCCGGCCGCGCCATGTTCGACGGCGCTGGGTCTATCGGGAGTATTAATGATGCCGAAGTGCAGCCTATTGGCGGGGTGCAGGGGGTGGACGTCGCATTGGGTTATACCGACACACCCGTTGGCTTGGGGACCAATCATGCCCTTGTCATCGGAACCGATGGTATAACGGGCGAACAATACGCCACGAGAGCGGGTCCAGTTTTTCCCGGAGGACGCGGCCCGTTCATCGGTGCAGTAGCTGGCCCCTACGATGAAACCTTCCGTGATCCACCAAGCTCGGTTCACACGCTTCAGGAAATTGGCTTCCTCAATATGCCGTTTTCTGAGTTCAAGCTTAGGGCTAACATCTTTGCGAGAACGACCAACAGGAATATGATCAGCTATCAAGGCTTTAGGTTTAACAGCAACTCATACGCATTCACGTTCATTGAGAGTTTAGGGTTTTCTAGGCCAAATCCCATTGTGAACG